A stretch of Anaeromyxobacter dehalogenans 2CP-1 DNA encodes these proteins:
- a CDS encoding hydroxymethylglutaryl-CoA lyase, producing the protein MAHRVTVYEVGPRDGLQNEARTVPTADKLALIGALAAAGLRRIEASSFVSPRWIPQLADAAEVTAALPAVDGTSYVVLVPNAKGLDRLAVALARAGEGHPPVEAAVFLSASETHNRKNLNRTVAETLGELEALVPAALARGLRVRGYVSTVWGCPYEGPVDPGRAAEIVERLLALGCHQVSLGDTIGVGTPNQTRRILGLLRARARPEQIALHMHDTRGTALANVLAGLEEGVTTFDASIGGLGGCPYAPGASGNLATEDLVYMLDGMGLETGVDFRKLVAAGALAQRLVGRTLPGKALQAELARAAPAGG; encoded by the coding sequence ATGGCCCACCGGGTGACGGTGTACGAGGTCGGCCCGCGGGACGGGCTCCAGAACGAGGCGCGCACCGTCCCGACCGCGGACAAGCTGGCGCTCATCGGGGCGCTCGCGGCCGCGGGCCTGCGGCGCATCGAGGCCTCGAGCTTCGTGTCGCCGCGCTGGATCCCGCAGCTCGCCGACGCCGCCGAGGTGACCGCGGCGCTCCCGGCGGTGGACGGGACCTCGTACGTGGTGCTGGTGCCGAACGCGAAGGGGCTGGACCGGCTCGCCGTCGCGCTGGCGCGGGCGGGAGAGGGACATCCGCCGGTGGAGGCCGCGGTGTTCCTCTCGGCCTCCGAGACGCACAACCGCAAGAACCTGAACCGAACGGTGGCGGAGACGCTGGGCGAGCTGGAGGCGCTCGTGCCCGCGGCGCTCGCCCGCGGGCTCCGCGTGCGCGGGTACGTCTCCACGGTGTGGGGCTGTCCGTACGAGGGCCCGGTCGACCCGGGCCGCGCCGCCGAGATCGTCGAGCGGCTGCTCGCGCTCGGCTGCCACCAGGTGTCGCTCGGCGACACCATCGGCGTGGGGACGCCCAACCAGACCCGGCGCATCCTCGGGCTGCTGCGCGCGCGCGCCCGGCCGGAGCAGATCGCGCTGCACATGCACGACACCCGCGGCACCGCGCTCGCGAACGTGCTGGCCGGCCTGGAGGAGGGCGTCACGACGTTCGACGCGTCGATCGGCGGCCTGGGCGGCTGCCCGTACGCGCCGGGCGCCTCCGGGAACCTCGCCACCGAGGACCTCGTCTACATGCTCGACGGGATGGGGCTCGAGACCGGAGTGGACTTCCGGAAGCTGGTGGCCGCCGGCGCGCTGGCGCAGCGGCTGGTGGGGCGGACCTTGCCGGGCAAGGCGCTCCAGGCGGAGCTGGCGCGGGCGGCGCCGGCAGGAGGCTGA
- a CDS encoding rhodanese-like domain-containing protein: MIRFLRLTVLAAAALAAGAGARAEDAPYREASVDEVARLLGTPGARVFDANGPETYAKAHLPGATLVAYRTYEARELPADKDAPLVFYCKNTR, translated from the coding sequence ATGATCCGGTTCCTGCGTCTCACCGTGCTCGCCGCGGCGGCCCTCGCCGCCGGCGCCGGCGCCCGCGCCGAGGACGCGCCGTACCGCGAGGCCTCGGTGGACGAGGTGGCGAGGCTCCTCGGCACGCCGGGCGCGCGCGTCTTCGACGCGAACGGCCCGGAGACCTACGCGAAGGCCCACCTGCCCGGGGCCACGCTCGTCGCGTACCGCACGTACGAGGCCCGCGAGCTGCCGGCGGACAAGGACGCGCCGCTCGTCTTCTACTGCAAGAACACGCGTTGA